Proteins from a genomic interval of Peptococcaceae bacterium:
- a CDS encoding 3-keto-5-aminohexanoate cleavage protein, producing MSNKINWAHVEKMIEQYGREVYFRFYGLPEICDPTNTAFAIGVDVQPPWKIPPKIAVSTAITGALYSKRNNPNQPVTPEEIYNSAREACLAGAQIVHIHVRDENGYSVLEPDLFHRVIAPLKKEFPDVLFDGCLVPGREEDWPKLVQMLKDGLLEVTPINTVATYNGDNLFCNPPHVMIEQTRIVQEHGLKAQVAVYSDGDIDNADRYLIKTGLLEKPYHFLILPALPGCSPMHNPRAMVETLMHSYNRIMDIDDTAVVMVCAAGRASSYLATLAVLLGLNIRIGMEDTVWKWPHRNEKLTNNAEVFKSYKQIVELLGREIATADEYRQMIGLPAKNAGK from the coding sequence ATGAGCAATAAGATCAATTGGGCGCATGTGGAAAAAATGATCGAACAGTACGGCCGCGAAGTCTATTTCCGGTTTTATGGTCTGCCCGAGATCTGCGACCCGACCAATACCGCTTTCGCCATTGGGGTGGACGTACAGCCGCCGTGGAAGATCCCTCCCAAAATAGCAGTATCGACCGCCATCACCGGAGCGCTGTACAGCAAACGCAACAATCCCAACCAGCCCGTCACCCCTGAGGAGATTTACAATTCTGCCCGGGAGGCCTGTCTGGCCGGCGCACAGATAGTTCACATCCATGTGCGGGATGAAAACGGTTACAGCGTGCTCGAGCCCGATCTGTTCCACCGAGTGATCGCTCCCCTGAAGAAAGAGTTCCCGGATGTGCTGTTCGACGGATGTTTGGTTCCCGGCAGGGAAGAGGATTGGCCCAAGCTGGTCCAAATGTTGAAGGACGGCCTGCTCGAGGTCACCCCGATCAACACCGTGGCGACCTATAACGGCGACAACCTGTTCTGCAATCCCCCGCATGTGATGATTGAGCAAACCAGGATTGTTCAAGAGCATGGGCTTAAAGCGCAGGTCGCCGTCTATTCCGACGGGGATATCGACAATGCCGACCGTTACCTGATTAAAACCGGCCTGCTGGAAAAGCCGTACCACTTTTTAATCCTGCCGGCCTTACCCGGCTGCAGCCCCATGCACAATCCCAGGGCCATGGTGGAAACATTGATGCACAGTTATAACCGCATTATGGATATCGATGATACGGCGGTCGTTATGGTTTGCGCGGCGGGGAGGGCCTCCAGCTACCTGGCCACGTTGGCCGTTTTGCTGGGGTTAAACATCCGTATAGGAATGGAGGATACTGTTTGGAAGTGGCCTCACCGTAATGAAAAACTGACCAACAACGCTGAAGTGTTTAAGAGTTACAAGCAGATTGTTGAGCTCCTCGGTCGAGAAATAGCGACTGCCGACGAGTATCGGCAAATGATCGGTTTGCCCGCCAAAAACGCTGGCAAATAA